In the genome of Streptomyces sp. Q6, the window GATCCGGCCGGTCGCGCAGCGGATACGCCGGGAGCGCCACCCGGCGCACAACCGGTCACGTAGGCTTGAGCGGTTAGCTCTGGGAGGGAGTTCCGCCATGGCCGCCGATCCGAGGCCGCTCACCGGTGAGCCGCTCGCGCTCGACCTGCTCAACACGCGCTGGCACCAGGACGGCGAGCTCCACGACCTGCTGGCCGACGAGGCCGGGCTCGGCGTGTGGCTGCGGGCGAACGGGCTGGACTTCGCGGCCGACGCCACGACCCTGCGGCACACCCTGGGCGCACGGGACGCGCTGCTCGCCGCCGTCGACGGGGTGGACGGCGCCGCCGCACAGGTGGACGCCACGCTCCGGCACGGCCGGATCAGGGCGACGCTCACGGCGCGGGGGCCCGGCGAGGTGCCCGAGTTCCGCGATCCGGCACGGGGACCGGGCTGGCTGGCCGCGCGGAACTATCTGGAGCTGCTGAGCACCGCCCCGGACCGGATTCGGGCCTGCGCGCACGAGGCGTGCCTGCTGCACTTCTTCGACACCTCGCGCAACGGCACCCGGCGCTGGTGCTCCATGGCCCTGTGCGGCAACCGCGCCAAGGCGTCGCGGCACTACGCCCGCGCACGCGGGAACTGACGAGCACCGGAAGGGACCGGACACCCGGCCCGCTAAGAGCTGTTAGGGACGGTTTGGCCTGGATGGCGTATGGCGGAAGTACGCCATGGCCTCATCCCACCTCGGGCAACTCTCCCCAAACTATGGTCACTTACGTAAAGCTGAGCGGTCATCCGGCACCGAATTCCGGATTGTTTTCGAACCACTCTGCACCTCTCCCATGGTGTCTCACCTTTACGTACAGGGATGCTGATGACCCTCGATCCCCAGCGCGCACCGATATCCGGCGCGAGACGCGCGGCCCGGCTCGCGGCCGCCGCCGGCCTGGTGGCCGCCCTCACCGCGGCCGGGCCGATACCCATGGCCATGGCCGCGGACTCCGACTCCGCCCCGGCCGCCGACCCGGCCGTCAAGTCCGCCAGCGACAAGCTCGGTTCGCACGACGCCGAACTGCTGGCCGACGCCAAGGCCGACGGCAAGAAGAACGTGACCCTCATGGTCGCGACCGCCCCCGGCAGGACGGAGGAGGTCGCCAAGCAGCTCGACTCCGTCAAGGGCGGCTCCGTCGGCCGGACCTACGACAAGCTCGGCTACGTACGGGCCACCGTGCCGACCGGCCGGGCCGACGCCGCCATCAAGTCCGCCGAGAAGCTCGCCTCCGTGCACGGCATCGACCTGCGCCAGGAGATCGAGCTCGACGACCCGACCCCGACCGCCGACAGGGCGAAGGGCGCGTCGGGCGCGGACACCGGCTCGTACAGCGGGCCCGGCGCGAGCACCCCCGCCAAGAACCCGTACAACCCGTCCTTCGAGACGGGCGCCGTCGACTTCGTCAAGGACAACCCGAAGGCCGACGGCCGCGGCGTCACCATCGGCATCCTCGACTCCGGTGTGGACCTCGGGCACCCCGCCCTCCAGAAGACCACCACCGGCGAGCGCAAGATCGTCGACTGGGTCACCGCGACCGACCCGATCGTCGACGGCGACGCCACCTGGCGCCCGATGGTCACGCAGGTCACCGGCCCGACGTTCACGTACAGCGGCCGCACCTGGAAGGCCGGTTCGGGCTCGTACGGCGTCAGCGTCTTCTCCGAGGCCGCCACCACGGGCGGCGACGCCAAGGGCGACCTGAACCGCGACGGCGACACCACGGACAAGTGGGGCGTGCTCTACGACGCCGCCGCCGGGACGGTCACCGTCGACCTGAACGACAACGGTGACTTCACCGACGACACCCCGATGAAGCCGTACAAGGACGGCTACCAGATCGGGTACTTCGGCAAGGACGACCCGGCCACCGACGTCGTCGAGCGCGTGCCGTTCGTCGTCGAGGTGCGCAAGGACGTACCGATGGATCCGTACGGCGGCGACTGGGTCGGCAAGAAGGTCGACTTCGTCAACATCGGCGTGATCGAGTCCGAGCACGGCACGCACGTCGCGGGCATCACCGCGGCCAACTCGCTGTTCGGCAACAAGAACATGAACGGTGCCGCCCCCGGCGCCAAGCTCGTCTCGTCCCGGGCCTGCACCTGGTCCGGCGGCTGCACGAACGTCGCGCTCACCGAGGGCATGATCGACCTCGTCACCAAGCGCGGCGTCGACATCGTCAACATGTCGATCGGCGGCCTGCCGGCCCTCAACGACGGCAACAACGCCCGCTCCGAGCTGTACACGCGGCTCATCGACACGTACGGCGTCCAGCTGGTCATCTCGGCGGGCAACTCCGGCCCCGGTGCCAACACCATCGGTGACCCCGGCCTCGCCGACAAGGTCCTCTCCGTCGGCGCCTCGATCTCGAAGGCCACGTGGGCCTCCAACTACGGCTCCCAGGTCGAGAAGTCGTACGCGATGATGCCGTTCTCCTCGCGCGGTCCGCGTGAGGACGGCGGCTTCGCGCCGGTCATCACCGCGCCGGGCGCGGCGATCAACACCACCCAGACCTGGCTGCCCGGTTCGCCGGTCGCCGAGGCCGGGTACTCCCTGCCCGCCGGCTACTCGATGCTCCAGGGCACGTCGATGGCGTCGCCGCAGGCCGCCGGCGCCTCCGCGCTGCTGCTGTCCGCCGCCAAGCGCGCGCACATCGACCTGACCCCGGCGAAGCTGCGCACCGCGCTCACCTCGACCGCGCACCACATCCCGGGCGAGCAGGCGTACGCGGAGGGCTCCGGCCTCATCGACATCGTCGACGCCTGGGACTCCATCGAGGACGGGGCGAGCGCGCACACGTACACCGTGAAGGCGCCCGTCGACACCGCGATCGACTACGCGCTCAAGACGCCGGGCTTCGGCACCGGCATCTACGACCGCGAGGGTGGCCTGAAGGCCGGGCAGAAGAAGACGTACGACGTGACGATCACGCGCACGTCCGGTTCGCCGAAGCCGGTCCTGCACAACCTGTCGCTGAAGAACAACTCCGGTGACACGTTCGTGATCGCCGGGCCCACCAAGGTCTGGCTGCCGCTGAACAAGGCCGTCACCGTGAAGGTGCAGGCCCGTCCCGAGTCGGCCGGTCTGCGCAGCGCGATCCTGAACGTCGACGACCCGAAGACCGAGGGCGTCGACCAGCAGGTCATGGCGACCGTCGTCGTCTCGACGCCGCTGGCCAAGCCGTCGTACACGTTCACCGCCAAGAGCTCCGTGCAGCGCAACAGCACGAAGTCGTACTTCCTGACGGTGCCTGAGGGAGCCACGTCGCTCCAGGTGCGGATGAGCGGTCTCGCCGACAAGAGCCAGACCCGCTTCATCTCCATCCACCCGTACGGGGTGCCGGTCGACGACACGTCGACGCCGAGCTGCTACCCGAACTACAACCCGGCCAACACCTGCCGCCCGGACCTGCGTTCGTACGCGGACCCGCAGGCCGGTGTCTGGGAGATCGAGGTCGAGTCGCGCCGTACGTCGCCGCTGCTCGACAACCCGTACACGCTGGACGTCGCCGTGCTCGGCGCGGCGTTCGACCCGGCCGTGCAGACGCTGCCCGAGGCGAAGGTCGGTACCCCGGCCGCCGTCTCGTGGAAGGTCACGAACAACTTCGCGGCCATCACCGGCGGCAAGCTCCAGGGCGGTGCGCTCGGTTCGTCGAAGACGGCCAGGCCGACCATCGCCGACGGCGCCGCGCAGACGACCACGGTCGACGTGCCCGCGGGCACGGAGAAGCTCGACGTCTCCATCGGCAACGTCTCCGACCAGGCCGCCGACCTGGACCTCACGGTCTACGACGCGGCCGGCAAGGTCGTCGCCCAGTCCGCCGACGGTGACTCCGAGGAGTCGGTGAGCATCGCGAAGCCGGCCGCCGGCACGTACACGGTGGAGGTCGCCGGTTACTCGGTGCCGTCCGGTTCGACCGCGTACGACTACGTCGACGTCTTCTTCTCGCCGTCGCTCGGCACGGTGAAGGTCGACGAGACGAAGGCGGTCTCGCTGGCCAACGGGGCGTCCACGGATGTCTCGGCCGAGGTCACGGCCGCGGCCGCGGCGCCGGCGGGCCGGGAGTTCTTCGGCCAGGTCCAGCTGCTGAACGAGCGCGGTGTCGCCGCGGGCGTCGGCAGCGTGAAGATCGAGAAGGTCACCTCGTAACGCGTGACCCGAAGTGAACGGGAGGGGCGGGCGCCGGTGGCGTCCGCCCCTCCTGCCGTTCAGCCGTGCGGCCCCGAGCAGGCCAGCCCCTCGGCGCCCGGAAGCCCCCTCAGGATGTCCTCGCGGACGTCGTCGACGCCCCGGCCCGTCTCCCAGTCCTGCCGGTCCCCGGGACGCACCGGCGTGCGGATCAGGGTGTACGTGCCGGGCTTCAGGTCCTCCCCGGCCGGGCCGTCGAGGGTGACCGCGAGCGTGGGGTGCTCGCGGACCGAGCGCTCGGGGCGGTAGTAGCGCTTGACCTTCAGCACGACCCGTACGTCACCGTCCGCGCGCGGCGTGACGCCGACGACCCTGCCCTCCACCAGCACCCGCGAGCAGGCGATGTACATCTCGGGCGAGGAGCGGGACTTGCCGTTGTCCTCGGCCGCCGCCTTGTCGGACCCCTTGGAGTCGGCGCTCATGCCTCCGCCGGGCGCCTGAGCACCGAGCCAGAACAGTCCGCCGAAGAACGACACGACGCAGGCCGCGGCCAGCGCGCCGAGGGCGAGCCGGAACGGACGGCGCCGGTGGACCGGTACGGGTGCGGGGGCACGGGCGGGCGCCGGTGCCGGTGCCGGGCGGGACGCCAGCGCGTCGCCGAGGCCGCGCACCTGCTCCCGCAGCAGGGCCACGTCCTCCGCCACGGCCGCCGCGTCCTGATCGTCGTCCGGCAGCGGCTCCCCGGTCACGGCGAGCATCAGGAGCCGGTCCTCGCGGGCATCGCGTGACACGTCACACCACCTCCTGTTCGTGCAGCCGGGCCCTGAGCACACGGACCGCGGTGTGCAGCCTGCTCTTGACGGTGCCCTCGGGCACTCCGAGCTCGGCCGCGATGTCCCGTACCGGCAGATCCGCGTAGAACCGCAGGACCACCACCTGCCGCTGCTGGTCGGGCAGCTCGTCGAGGCCCTGGGCCACGGCGAGGGAGAGGACGCGGGTGTCGGCGGCGTCCCGCGCGTCCTCCTGGCGCAGGGCGGCCAGGCGCTCGCCGAGCCGTTCCTGGCGGCGGCGCGCCCGGTGCCAGTCCATGGCGAGGTTCGAGGCGACGACCGCCGCCCACGCCGACACGTCGCGCGGCTCCTCCTGCCCCTTCGCGGCCCGTTCCAGAAGCCGCAGCCGCACCTGCTGGACGCCGTCCGGAAGATCCGCGTACGGCACCCCGCCCAACGACAGCACGGCCCGCACCCGGTCCTCGACGACCTTGTCCAACGGGTCGCCCGGCCGCCCCCTCGGCTTTCTGCGCAGCACTGACCCTCCCCTCCCCGCATATGGCCCTACGACGCCGCGGGCCACGAAAACGTTCGCCGCCGGCCACGGACATCGCCATGAGCACGCTGTGGGATGTACCACGCCGTCCCGTCCACCGGACAATGGATTGGACAAGGCGGGCCTGGACAGACGCATCATGGACGCACCCGCAGGCCGGAGGGCCGCTCGCACGTACGGAGGAAATTCCTGTGAAGGTCGGAATCGTCGGAGCCACCGGTCAGGTCGGCACGGTCATGCGCAAGATCCTCGTCGAGCGCGCCTTCCCGGTGGACGAGCTGCGCCTGTTCGCGTCCGCGCGCAGCGCCGGTACGGTCCTGGACGGCGTGACGGTCGAGGACGCCTCGACGGCCGACTACACGGGCCTGGACATCGTGCTGTTCTCCGCCGGTGGCGCCACCTCCAAGGCCCTCGCCGAGAAGGTCGCCGCGCAGGGCGCCGTCGTGATCGACAACTCCTCCGCGTGGCGCAAGGACCCCGAGGTCCCCCTCGTCGTCTCCGAGGTGAACCCGCACGCGATCATCGACCGCCCCAAGGGCATCATCGCGAACCCGAACTGCACGACGATGGCCGCGATGCCGGTCCTGAAGCCGCTGGACGCGGAGGCGGGCCTCGAAGCCCTCGTCGTCGCCACGTACCAGGCGGTCTCCGGCTCCGGTCTCGCCGGTGTCGCCGAGCTGCACGGCCAGGCGCAGAAGGTCGTCGCGGAGGCCGACCAGCTCACGCACGACGGCGGCGCCGTCGACTTCCCCGAGCCGAACGTCTACAAGCGCCCCATCGCCTTCAACGTCCTGCCGCTCGCGGGCGCGATCGTCGACGACGGCCTGAACGAGACGGACGAGGAGCAGAAGCTCCGCAACGAGTCCCGCAAGATCCTGGAGATCCCCGGCCTCAAGGTCTCCGGCACCTGCGTGCGCGTCCCCGTCTTCTCGGGCCACTCGCTCCAGATCAACGCCCGCTTCGCCCGCCCGCTCTCGGTCGAGCGCGCCACGGAGATCCTGGCCGGCGCCGAGGGCGTCGCCCTCTCCGACATCCCGACGCCGCTGGAGGCCGCGGGCAAGGACGTCTCCTTCGTGGGCCGTATCCGCCCCGACGAGACGGTCGACAACGGCCTGTCCCTCTTCGTCTCGGGCGACAACCTCCGCAAGGGCGCCGCGCTGAACGCGGTGCAGATCGCGGAGCTCGTCGCCGCCGAGCTGTCCGGCAAGTAACCGCCGGAGCAGCGCCTCAGGGAGCCGTCGGCCGCCGCACCTCGAAGTGCAGGCAGCCGTACTCCAGCGCCCTGACGTGTACGAGCACCACGGCCGGGTCGGCGAACGCCTCATCGAAGGCGGCGTCGAACCCGGCCGTCGCGCTGTCCGGGATCTCCAGGAGCGCGCCCCCGGCGATGTGCCCGCGCGCGTCGTAGCGCCGCACGGTGCGCCGGGCGCCGGGCCGGTCGAAGGGGTAGCGGTCCTCGTCAGGGACGTGTCCCGGGCAGTCGTCGGGCGTGGCGTGGACGAAGACCGGCCCCTGCTCGTCGTACGCCCCGGGGTGCGCGCCCGTCTCCGCCGCCCAGCGGCGCAGCGGCGCGTACGAGACGAGGGCGATCCGCTCGCCCTCCTCGACGGGCTTGAGGCAGCAGCGCAGCGGGGAGCCCGCGTCGGCGTCGGTCGCGGTGTACGGGACGCAGGCGCGGCCCGCGTCGTCGGTGGTGCGCAGCTCCTTGAGGGCCACGGCGTCGATGGGGCGTGCGGTGTATCTGGTCATGCGTCCAGGCTGGTCCCGGGCGCCCGCGTTCACCGGCGGAAAACGGACATCGCGTTCACTCATCGCGCGTGGAAGGATGACCGAAAACGTCATGAACGTAGACCGCACTAGGAGATGACCGCGTGCCTGGCACCAATCTGACCCGTGAAGAGGCGCAGCAGCGTGCGAAGCTGCTCACCGTTGACTCTTACGAGATCGATCTCGACCTCTCCGGCGCGCAGGAGGGCGGCACGTTCCGCTCCGCGACCACCGTGCGCTTCGACAGCGCCGAGGCGGGCGCGGAGACCTTCATCGACCTCATCGCGGACGGCGTGCACGAGGTGGTCCTCAACGGCCGCTCCCTCGATGTCGCCGCCGTCTTCCGTGACTCGCGGATCGCGCTGACGCACCTGGAGGCGGGCCCGAACGAACTGCGGGTCGTGGCCGACTGCGCGTACACGAACACCGGTGAGGGCCTGCACCGCTTCGTCGACCCGGTCGACCAACAGGCCTATCTGTACACGCAGTTCGAGGTGCCGGACGCCCGCCGCGTGTTCGCCTCCTTCGAGCAGCCGGACCTGAAGGCCACCTTCCAGTTCACCGTGAAGGCGCCGACCGGCTGGACCGTGATCTCCAACTCCCGCACGCCGGAGCCCAAGGACGACCTCTGGGTCTTCGAGCCGACGCAGCGCATGTCGACGTACATCACGGCGCTCATCGTCGGCCCGTACCACAGCGTCCACTCCTCGTACGAGGGTCCGGACGGCCAGAGCGTGCCGCTCGGCATCTACTGCCGTCCCTCGCTCGCCGAGCACCTCGACTCGGACGCGATCTTCGAGGTGACGCGGCAGGGCTTCGACTGGTTCCAGGAGAAGTTCGACTACCAGTACCCCTTCCCCAAGTACGACCAGCTGTTCGTGCCGGAGTTCAACGCGGGCGCGATGGAGAACGCGGGCGCGGTCACCATCCGCGACCAGTACGTGTTCCGCTCGAAGGTCACGGACGCCGCGTACGAGGTGCGGGCGGCGACGATCCTGCACGAGCTGGCGCACATGTGGTTCGGCGACCTCGTCACCATGGAGTGGTGGAACGACCTGTGGCTGAACGAGTCGTTCGCCACCTTCGCCGAGGCCGCCTGCCAGGCGTACGCGCCGGACTCGAAGTGGCCGCACTCGTGGACGACGTTCGCCAACTCCATGAAGACGTGGGCGTACCGGCAGGACCAGCTGCCGTCGACGCACCCGATCATGGCGGAGATCAACGACCTCGACGACGTCCTCGTCAACTTCGACGGCATCACGTACGCGAAGGGCGCCTCGGTCCTCAAGCAGCTCGTCGCCTACGTCGGCATGGACGAGTTCTTCCAGGGCGTGCAGGCGTACTTCAAGCGGCACGCGTTCGGGAACACGCGCCTGTCGGACCTGCTCGGCGCGCTGGAGGAGACCAGCGGCCGCGACCTGAAGGCCTGGTCGAAGGCGTGGCTGGAGACGGCGGGCATCAACGTCCTGCGTCCCGAGATCGAGACGGACGAGCACGGCGTCATCACGTCGTTCGCGATCCGCCAGGAGGCCCCGGCGCTGCCCGAGGGCGCGAAGGGCACGTCGACGCTGCGCCCGCACCGGATCGCGATCGGCTTCTACGACCTCGACGACGACAGCGGCAAGCTGCTGCGCGGCGAGCGCGTCGAACTCGACGTCACCGCCACGGAGTCGACGCAGGTCCCCGACCTCGTCGGCAAGCACCGTCCGGACGTGATCCTGCTCAACGACGACGACCTGTCGTACGCGAAGGTCCGCCTCGACGAGCAGTCGCTGGCCTTCGTCACCGAGCACCTCGGCGACTTCGAGTCGTCGCTGCCGCGCGCGCTGTGCTGGGCGTCGGCCTGGGACATGACGCGGGACGCCGAGCTGTCGGCCGGCGCGTACCTGGACCTGGTCCTGTCGGGCATCGCCAAGGAGTCCGACATCGGCGTGGTCCAGTCGCTGCACCGTCAGGTCAAGCTGGCCATCGACCTGTACGCGGCGCCGGCCCACCGGGACGCGCTCCTGTCCCGCTGGACGGAGGCCACCCTCACGCACCTGCGGACCGCGGAGGCGGGCGGCGACCACCAGTTGGCGTGGGCCCGCGCCTTCGCGGCGACGGCCCGCACCCCGCAGCAACTCGACCTGCTCGTCGCCCTGTTGGAGGGCCGCGAGACCATCGAGGGCCTGGCCGTCGACACGGAGCTGCGCTGGGCGTTCGTGGAGCGCCTCGCCGCGACCGGGCGCTACGACGAGTCGGAGATCGGCGCCGAGTACGACCGCGACAAGACCGCCGCCGGTGAGCGCCACGCGGCGACCGCGCGGGCCGCGCGTCCGACGCCGGAGGCCAAGGCGGAGGCGTGGGCGTCGGTCGTCGACTCCGACCAGCTGCCGAACGCGGTGCAGGAGGCGGTGATCGGCGGCTTCGTCCAGACCGACCAGCGCGAGCTGCTCGCGCCGTACACCGGGAAGTACTTCGCGGCGCTCAAGGACGTGTGGGACTCCCGCTCGCACGAGATGGCGCAGCAGATCGTGGTGGGCCTGTACCCGTCGATCCAGGTCTCGCAGGACACGCTCGCGCTGACGGACGAGTGGCTGGCCTCGGCGGCCCCGACCGCGGCCCTGCGCCGTCTCGTCTCGGAGTCCCGCTCGGGAGTCGACCGCGCGCTCAAGGCGCAGGCCGCGGACGCGTAACCGGATCCCGGTGGCCTTCTGCCGGGTCGCGGTCCCTTGCGGGCTGCGGCCCGGTGGGGGCTGGTCACGACGCAACCCGCAGCCCGCGACGAACCGCATCACCCCCGACGGAAGCGCTCCTCCAGCGCCGAGCGACCCGCCTCCGTCAACGCCCCGTGCACCCGCATCCGCGCCACGCCCCCGTCAGGGAACGCGTCCAGCCGCACATGCGTGGCGACCGCCTCCGCGGCCAGCGGGAAGCGGTGCAGCGTATCCGGCTGCAACCGGGTCCGCGGGATGATCTCGAACCACTCCCCCGTCTCCCCGTCGCGCCCGCTCAGCGCGATCCACCCCGCCGCGTTCCCCTTCAGACAGGCCGTGTCGATCTCGACGGCCCGGATCGTCCCCTGCGCCGCGAGGCGGAAGCGCACCCAGTCGTTCGTGCCGTGCACGCGGCGCCGCCGGTTCTCCCAGCCGTCGTCCATCTTCCGTGACGTGCCCGGCAGGATGATCTGCGTCGGCGACGAGTAGAACCTGTCCGACGCGTCCTCGTACACACCCCCGTGGAGTACGGAGACCAGGTCGAACGTGCCGAGCAGGTCGAGCCACTCCGGGTCCGGGACGACCTCGCCGTGCACCCGCAGCCGCGCGATCCCGCCGTCGGGGTGCTGGCAGACCCGGACGTGCGTGAAGCGGCGTTCGGAGGTGACGGCGAAGGCGTTGGCGGCGTGGCCGCGCACCTGGCTCGGCGCGACGATCTCCTCCCACTTCACGTCGTCGCCGAGCAGCTCGTCCGGGCCGGGCGCGCCCGGTACCGAGGCGGCCTGGAGGCTGACGCGCTGCGGGTAGTTGCCGCGGAAGTGGGCGGTGTCGACGATCACGCCGCGGATGACACCGGCCGCGCCGAGCCGCACGATCGCCCAGTCGTGCTCGCCCGGCGCGGGGAACGGCTCGTCCTGGGTGCCGCGGCGGCGCCGGGTCTCCCAGCCGTCCATGACCTTGCCCTTGTGCCCGAAGTGCTCCGGGTCGAAGACGGCCCGCTCGCGGACGAGGAGGTTCTCGCGCATCGCGAAGAACTCGTCGTTGGCGGCGATGACCCCGGCGCCGAGCCGCCGGTCGGCGAGGTCGACGAGGTCGGTGAAGGCGTCGGCGTCACCGAAGGTGCGGTAGTCGGCGTACGGGTCACCGCCGCCGTAGGGGGCGGCGTCGTTGGCGTGCGGGTCCTGGTGGTTCGGGGTCGTGGTCATGGCTCCACCATCGGCCCCGGCAATCCCTCAGGTCCATCGAAAGTTTTCGACGTACTTGTTCAGCAGAACTGAACGTTCGGCTAGGCGGGCGCCGGCGCCTCCCGCAGCGCGTCGAGCACCCGCCGCACCGCGCCGCCCTCCTCCGCCCCCTTCCGCACGGCCGCCACCACATGCCGTACGGGACGGTCGGCGCCCAGCGCGCACATCGCGACGCCGTCCCGCCGCGCCGCCGCCATCCGCGGCACCAGCGCGACGCCCATCCCCGCCTCGACCATGGCGAGGATCGCCGTCCACCCGGCCGCGCTGTGTGCCTGCTCGGGCACGAACCCGGCGGCCTCGCAGGCGGCGGTGGTGATCTCCGACCAGGGCCCCGACCCGCCGAAGATCCACGGTTCTCCGGCGAGATCGGCGAGCCGCAGCCCCGGCCGCCCGGCGCGCGGATGCCCGGCGGGCAG includes:
- a CDS encoding CGNR zinc finger domain-containing protein, producing the protein MAADPRPLTGEPLALDLLNTRWHQDGELHDLLADEAGLGVWLRANGLDFAADATTLRHTLGARDALLAAVDGVDGAAAQVDATLRHGRIRATLTARGPGEVPEFRDPARGPGWLAARNYLELLSTAPDRIRACAHEACLLHFFDTSRNGTRRWCSMALCGNRAKASRHYARARGN
- a CDS encoding S8 family serine peptidase translates to MTLDPQRAPISGARRAARLAAAAGLVAALTAAGPIPMAMAADSDSAPAADPAVKSASDKLGSHDAELLADAKADGKKNVTLMVATAPGRTEEVAKQLDSVKGGSVGRTYDKLGYVRATVPTGRADAAIKSAEKLASVHGIDLRQEIELDDPTPTADRAKGASGADTGSYSGPGASTPAKNPYNPSFETGAVDFVKDNPKADGRGVTIGILDSGVDLGHPALQKTTTGERKIVDWVTATDPIVDGDATWRPMVTQVTGPTFTYSGRTWKAGSGSYGVSVFSEAATTGGDAKGDLNRDGDTTDKWGVLYDAAAGTVTVDLNDNGDFTDDTPMKPYKDGYQIGYFGKDDPATDVVERVPFVVEVRKDVPMDPYGGDWVGKKVDFVNIGVIESEHGTHVAGITAANSLFGNKNMNGAAPGAKLVSSRACTWSGGCTNVALTEGMIDLVTKRGVDIVNMSIGGLPALNDGNNARSELYTRLIDTYGVQLVISAGNSGPGANTIGDPGLADKVLSVGASISKATWASNYGSQVEKSYAMMPFSSRGPREDGGFAPVITAPGAAINTTQTWLPGSPVAEAGYSLPAGYSMLQGTSMASPQAAGASALLLSAAKRAHIDLTPAKLRTALTSTAHHIPGEQAYAEGSGLIDIVDAWDSIEDGASAHTYTVKAPVDTAIDYALKTPGFGTGIYDREGGLKAGQKKTYDVTITRTSGSPKPVLHNLSLKNNSGDTFVIAGPTKVWLPLNKAVTVKVQARPESAGLRSAILNVDDPKTEGVDQQVMATVVVSTPLAKPSYTFTAKSSVQRNSTKSYFLTVPEGATSLQVRMSGLADKSQTRFISIHPYGVPVDDTSTPSCYPNYNPANTCRPDLRSYADPQAGVWEIEVESRRTSPLLDNPYTLDVAVLGAAFDPAVQTLPEAKVGTPAAVSWKVTNNFAAITGGKLQGGALGSSKTARPTIADGAAQTTTVDVPAGTEKLDVSIGNVSDQAADLDLTVYDAAGKVVAQSADGDSEESVSIAKPAAGTYTVEVAGYSVPSGSTAYDYVDVFFSPSLGTVKVDETKAVSLANGASTDVSAEVTAAAAAPAGREFFGQVQLLNERGVAAGVGSVKIEKVTS
- a CDS encoding sigma-70 family RNA polymerase sigma factor — protein: MLRRKPRGRPGDPLDKVVEDRVRAVLSLGGVPYADLPDGVQQVRLRLLERAAKGQEEPRDVSAWAAVVASNLAMDWHRARRRQERLGERLAALRQEDARDAADTRVLSLAVAQGLDELPDQQRQVVVLRFYADLPVRDIAAELGVPEGTVKSRLHTAVRVLRARLHEQEVV
- a CDS encoding aspartate-semialdehyde dehydrogenase, whose amino-acid sequence is MKVGIVGATGQVGTVMRKILVERAFPVDELRLFASARSAGTVLDGVTVEDASTADYTGLDIVLFSAGGATSKALAEKVAAQGAVVIDNSSAWRKDPEVPLVVSEVNPHAIIDRPKGIIANPNCTTMAAMPVLKPLDAEAGLEALVVATYQAVSGSGLAGVAELHGQAQKVVAEADQLTHDGGAVDFPEPNVYKRPIAFNVLPLAGAIVDDGLNETDEEQKLRNESRKILEIPGLKVSGTCVRVPVFSGHSLQINARFARPLSVERATEILAGAEGVALSDIPTPLEAAGKDVSFVGRIRPDETVDNGLSLFVSGDNLRKGAALNAVQIAELVAAELSGK
- a CDS encoding DUF1203 domain-containing protein, whose amino-acid sequence is MTRYTARPIDAVALKELRTTDDAGRACVPYTATDADAGSPLRCCLKPVEEGERIALVSYAPLRRWAAETGAHPGAYDEQGPVFVHATPDDCPGHVPDEDRYPFDRPGARRTVRRYDARGHIAGGALLEIPDSATAGFDAAFDEAFADPAVVLVHVRALEYGCLHFEVRRPTAP
- the pepN gene encoding aminopeptidase N; protein product: MPGTNLTREEAQQRAKLLTVDSYEIDLDLSGAQEGGTFRSATTVRFDSAEAGAETFIDLIADGVHEVVLNGRSLDVAAVFRDSRIALTHLEAGPNELRVVADCAYTNTGEGLHRFVDPVDQQAYLYTQFEVPDARRVFASFEQPDLKATFQFTVKAPTGWTVISNSRTPEPKDDLWVFEPTQRMSTYITALIVGPYHSVHSSYEGPDGQSVPLGIYCRPSLAEHLDSDAIFEVTRQGFDWFQEKFDYQYPFPKYDQLFVPEFNAGAMENAGAVTIRDQYVFRSKVTDAAYEVRAATILHELAHMWFGDLVTMEWWNDLWLNESFATFAEAACQAYAPDSKWPHSWTTFANSMKTWAYRQDQLPSTHPIMAEINDLDDVLVNFDGITYAKGASVLKQLVAYVGMDEFFQGVQAYFKRHAFGNTRLSDLLGALEETSGRDLKAWSKAWLETAGINVLRPEIETDEHGVITSFAIRQEAPALPEGAKGTSTLRPHRIAIGFYDLDDDSGKLLRGERVELDVTATESTQVPDLVGKHRPDVILLNDDDLSYAKVRLDEQSLAFVTEHLGDFESSLPRALCWASAWDMTRDAELSAGAYLDLVLSGIAKESDIGVVQSLHRQVKLAIDLYAAPAHRDALLSRWTEATLTHLRTAEAGGDHQLAWARAFAATARTPQQLDLLVALLEGRETIEGLAVDTELRWAFVERLAATGRYDESEIGAEYDRDKTAAGERHAATARAARPTPEAKAEAWASVVDSDQLPNAVQEAVIGGFVQTDQRELLAPYTGKYFAALKDVWDSRSHEMAQQIVVGLYPSIQVSQDTLALTDEWLASAAPTAALRRLVSESRSGVDRALKAQAADA
- the alc gene encoding allantoicase, translating into MTTTPNHQDPHANDAAPYGGGDPYADYRTFGDADAFTDLVDLADRRLGAGVIAANDEFFAMRENLLVRERAVFDPEHFGHKGKVMDGWETRRRRGTQDEPFPAPGEHDWAIVRLGAAGVIRGVIVDTAHFRGNYPQRVSLQAASVPGAPGPDELLGDDVKWEEIVAPSQVRGHAANAFAVTSERRFTHVRVCQHPDGGIARLRVHGEVVPDPEWLDLLGTFDLVSVLHGGVYEDASDRFYSSPTQIILPGTSRKMDDGWENRRRRVHGTNDWVRFRLAAQGTIRAVEIDTACLKGNAAGWIALSGRDGETGEWFEIIPRTRLQPDTLHRFPLAAEAVATHVRLDAFPDGGVARMRVHGALTEAGRSALEERFRRG